One genomic region from Jilunia laotingensis encodes:
- the rlmH gene encoding 23S rRNA (pseudouridine(1915)-N(3))-methyltransferase RlmH, with product MKTTLLVVGRTVESHYITAINDYIQRTKRFISFDMEVIPELKNTKSLSTDQQKEKEGELICKTLQPGDFIVLLDEHGKEMRSLEFADYMKHKMNTVNKRLVFIIGGPYGFSQKVYDAAHEKISMSKMTFSHQMIRLIFVEQIYRAMTILNGGPYHHE from the coding sequence ATGAAAACGACTTTGCTCGTCGTAGGACGAACCGTAGAATCCCATTATATCACTGCTATAAACGACTATATTCAGCGTACCAAACGCTTCATTTCCTTCGATATGGAAGTGATACCGGAACTTAAAAATACAAAAAGCCTTTCAACGGATCAACAAAAAGAGAAAGAAGGAGAACTTATCTGTAAAACACTGCAACCGGGTGATTTCATCGTATTACTCGATGAACATGGAAAAGAGATGCGTTCCCTCGAATTTGCCGATTACATGAAACACAAGATGAACACGGTAAACAAACGCCTTGTATTTATCATTGGCGGCCCTTACGGATTCTCACAAAAAGTGTATGACGCAGCGCACGAAAAGATATCCATGTCAAAAATGACTTTTTCACATCAGATGATACGTCTCATTTTTGTAGAGCAGATTTATCGTGCAATGACCATATTGAATGGAGGTCCATATCATCACGAGTGA
- a CDS encoding DUF4783 domain-containing protein, translated as MKKRVLLWFAGLLFSVSTLFAQDVPVGVVVAFKKGSSQELNKYLGDKVDLVIQNRTASADKQEAESAMSTFFADNKVSSFNVNHQGKRDESSFVIGTLTTANGNFRVNCFFKRVQNKYLIHQIRIDKTNE; from the coding sequence ATGAAAAAACGAGTGCTTTTATGGTTTGCCGGACTGCTCTTCTCCGTATCTACGCTTTTTGCACAAGATGTTCCGGTAGGAGTGGTTGTGGCATTTAAGAAGGGAAGCTCTCAGGAGCTGAACAAATATTTGGGTGATAAGGTAGACCTCGTCATTCAGAATCGCACGGCAAGCGCTGACAAACAGGAAGCAGAGAGTGCTATGAGTACCTTTTTTGCTGATAATAAAGTCAGTAGTTTTAATGTGAACCATCAGGGAAAGCGAGATGAATCAAGTTTCGTTATCGGTACCTTGACAACTGCAAATGGGAACTTTCGGGTGAATTGTTTCTTCAAAAGAGTACAGAACAAATATTTAATACATCAAATAAGGATTGATAAAACCAATGAATAA
- the nadC gene encoding carboxylating nicotinate-nucleotide diphosphorylase: protein MNKEKELIDKLIDLAFAEDIGDGDHTTLSCIPATAMGKSKLLIKEAGVLAGIEVAKEIFNRFDPEMKVEVFINDGAEVKPGDIAMVVEGKIQSLLQTERLMLNVMQRMSGIATMTRKYAAKLEGTHTHVLDTRKTTPGMRILEKMAVKIGGGVNHRIGLFDMILLKDNHVDFAGGIEKAITRAKEYCKEKGKDLKIEIEVRNFDELQRVLDLGGVDRIMFDNFTPEMTRKAVEMVNGRYETESSGGITFDTLRDYAECGVDFISVGALTHSVKGLDMSFKAC, encoded by the coding sequence ATGAATAAGGAAAAAGAATTGATAGACAAGTTGATCGATCTTGCTTTTGCAGAGGATATAGGTGATGGAGATCATACAACCCTTTCATGTATCCCTGCCACAGCTATGGGGAAATCTAAACTTCTCATCAAAGAAGCCGGTGTTTTGGCAGGTATTGAGGTGGCTAAGGAGATCTTCAATCGTTTTGATCCGGAAATGAAAGTGGAGGTGTTCATTAATGACGGTGCGGAAGTAAAACCGGGTGATATCGCCATGGTGGTGGAAGGTAAAATACAATCATTGTTGCAGACTGAGCGTCTGATGCTGAATGTCATGCAACGTATGAGTGGGATTGCCACTATGACCCGTAAATATGCGGCAAAACTTGAAGGTACTCATACTCATGTGCTGGATACCCGTAAAACAACTCCGGGAATGCGTATTCTTGAAAAGATGGCGGTAAAGATTGGAGGTGGTGTGAACCATCGTATCGGATTGTTTGATATGATTCTTTTGAAAGACAATCATGTGGATTTTGCCGGTGGTATTGAGAAAGCAATTACTCGTGCCAAAGAATATTGCAAAGAAAAAGGCAAGGATTTGAAGATTGAAATTGAGGTTCGTAATTTTGATGAACTCCAACGGGTACTCGATTTAGGAGGAGTGGATCGAATTATGTTTGATAACTTCACTCCTGAAATGACAAGGAAAGCTGTAGAGATGGTAAATGGTCGTTATGAGACGGAATCGTCAGGTGGCATCACTTTCGATACATTGCGTGACTATGCCGAATGTGGTGTTGACTTTATCTCAGTAGGAGCATTGACCCATTCAGTAAAAGGGCTTGATATGAGTTTCAAAGCCTGTTGA